TTTTTTGCCATTATTATGGGATATTAGGGCATGATCTAAAGCACTGTGCAGCACACTATGTAGTGGAGAAGAATGGTGGAAGAGTAGAGTATCAGTATGGAGATTTGCTTAGGGCAGTAGGGGGACATGCAAGGACTTCAGCTAGTCCATATTCCAATAACAAGTCCAGTTCGGAGGAGGTTGGAGGCGGTGGTTCTATGAATTTTTCTGATCTGATGGTGCCTAACATGAGGAAGACGACGATGGCAGAAAACCCTGGAAACCCTAGTGAGAAAGATAAGGAAAATTCCATGAATTTAGGAGAGGAAGCAGGAATTAAGCATGTTGATGGGGTTGACCATGCAAACGTGAATGAGATGGACTCTGAAGTGGTGCACCCCACTCTGAATTTAATGCCAACTATAAAAGGTAATGTTGAAATGCATACTGGTTTTGAGGAGGAATTAATTGTGTTCAACTTGGAGGCAGTGCAAGCAGAGCATAGGGCGAATGGGCTTTATAATAATTCTTTAAATGCTGTTGATAAATTCAGGGATGACTTTGGGCCATCTATAACTAGGCCTAAAACTACTTGGACCCGTATCAATAGGATGGATTTTGGGCTTGGGGATTTGGCTAGAGCAATTACGTTACCATCACTTGGGAAGAGAGATGTAAGGGAGACCAGCAGTGGACAGACTGAAGAACATGAGACCAAGAAAGGAAGAGTACTCAATGAGGAAGATAATGTTGTTGATATATCAGCGGGGGTGGACAGTTAACCTTGTCGGGAGCAATGAGGCTAATAAGTTGGAACTGtcaagggcttgggaaccgtTGGACAGGTAAAAGCCTTCGCAAGATTGTGAGAGAACAAGTTCCCACAGTCTATTTTCTTATGGAGACAAGACTAGACAAGGATGGATTTGAGAATTTGTATAGTAATTTTCCTTTCCAAAATAAGATTATTGTTAAGCATCTTAATGCTGGGGGAGGATTAGCTTTTTTATGGAAGAATACTATTAATTTGGAGATATTAATTACACTGCAAACCATGTTTTAGCAGTGGTAACTGAGGAGGATGGGTTTAGATGgttcttgacttgtttttatgGATGGCCAAAGGCACAACAGAAAGAGAGATCTTGGAGATTGTTAGAATATTTAAAGACATTTATGGAGGGACCTTGGATGGTTATAGGGGATTTTAATGCTTTTTTACATGCTtcggaaaagaaaagaagacggCCACCACAAACTTCATAGGTTGATGCATTCAGGGAAGCTTTGGAATCTTGCCAACTTCAAGACCTTGGCTTTAAGGGTTACCCATTTACATGGAACAACAAGAGACGGGGGGAAGCAAATACAAAAATTCGGTTGGATAGAGGGGTGGCCAATGAAGCTTGGTTAAGGAAGTTTCCATTTAGCAGAATTACACACTTATCAGCACATGCATCGGATCACCTTCCATTGTTGTTGCGAGTACAATCTTTTAACCATCAAAGGCAGAGAAGGGAGAAAAGCTTCAAGTTTGAGGAGTCTTGGCTGTTGAAAGCTGATTGTGAGGCCACAGTGAAAGAGGCATGGGGTAGAGACACTATTGCTGCACATGGACTTGAGTCCATTAAGCAAAAAATCCAAAGGTGTGGACCAGAATTATTGAGTTGGGGTACGGCATGGACTGATCCGGATGTTAAAGCTATCAAAGAGACTCAAAAAAGATTGGATCAGTTGAATGAAGAAGAAATCTGAaaccagcaaggctgagtacttGGAATTAAGCAAAAAGATGGATGAGCTTCtccaaaaacaagaaatttattAGGCCTAATGGTCTAGAGTTTCTTGGTTGAAGCATGgtgacaaaaatacaaaaaaatttcactccaAAGCTacacaaagaagaaggaagaatcaCATCAGTGTTATTAAAAATGCTCGATGGTTGTGGGTTGACGAAATAgaagaggtggtggaggtagCTTTAGACTATTTTCACACTCTATTTCATGCAGGAGCTGGTGATTAGATGGAGGAGTATTTGAATGCTGTTCATATAAGGGTGACTGAAGATATGAAGGTGACCTTATCTAGTGAATTCACTGTTGAAGAAGTCAAAGTGGCCTTATTTCAAATGGGACCTACCAAGGCCCCAGGACCCGACGATATGAATGCCCTTTTCTATCAAAAATTCTGGCACATAATTGGTGATGATGTTGTTTTTGCtgtgttggattttttaaataatggaaaTATGTTACCTAAGATAAATCACACAAATATTGTTCTTATTCCTAAAGTGAATGACCTAGAAAAAATGTTTGATTTTAGGCCAATAAGTTTATGTAATGTGATTTACAAGATTATTTCCAAAGTGTTGGCAAACAGATTGAAACAGGTACTTCCACATATTATCTCGCCCACACAAAGTACTTTTGTACTGGGAAGATTGATTACAAACAATTTTTTGGTGGCCTATGAGACACTACACACAATGCATGCTAAGAAGAAGGGCAAGAAAGGGACCTTGGCATTGAAGTTATATATCAGCAAGGCTTATGACCGGGTGGAATGACAATTCCTTCAGGGGATtatggagaaaatgggcttcCCAACACAATGGATAGAGAgggtgatgagttgtgtcaccACACCATCCTTCTCTATTTTGGTGAATAGAAAACCTTTTGGTATGGTACATCCTTCACGGAGAATTCACCAAGGAGACCCACTGTCACCGTACCTGTGCAGAAGGCTTTATAGCTTTATTGGCAAAAGCAGAATTTGAAGGGCAAATAAAAGGAGTTTCTATTTGTAGAGGAGCACCCAGAGTTACTAACTTATTGTTTGCAGATGATTCTTTATTGTTTTGTCAGGCTATATAGAATGAAAGGGAGACCATTATGGAGATTCCCCAAACATATGCAAACGCTTCAAGCCAAAGTGTTGACATCCCTTTTTGCAACccgtatttaacctcacatggagggtaaaagggtaatttcaccttgaaaatatgcatcttgattctggttaCTAGATCCTTAATtttatttcaccaaaatgatcttgatattgtaacaatcaaatcaactggtcataagccctaatctgaccatcaaattgaaagttattatcaaatcaagttctaattgccgagatgcactatcacaaattgagtccgattatatgtgattatgaacaattggttataagtataatcaatttgagatcaataatgtgtcataatttgattggttaggactacattttgtGGTAGGGTcacacacacctaattaactagatagttaagcattaattattcaatgagtaatttgtacaattatctttttaattagggtaaatttggaactaattaagtctaaaatgggagtgattgaagtcatttaatgttaattgggagctaatttgggacctattaatgttaattgtaatgaaattattttttaacaaatgacCTCTTCTCACaatttcatcgatatctctcagaatattttgaatctgtgaatgaggttaattttcctagaaactagacatccgagACTttaatttgagcacaagaacgaGACAATTCCGCTTAGATTTaagtcagatatgatttttcgaagTTAGCACTACAGACTGTTACAACAGCTACaggaaaaccgaattttggcttgctcctcactcccaccaatctctccatttaatgcaccagattttctccaaggctaaaatgaggtctaagttcatgattctttgtcaaccctcattaaatggcattccattcatatttcctccaccactactacATAAACTCTCCCTCTTCTTCATTACAAAGCACACAAAAAACCCCATCTCTTTCactctcttgagttctagtgaagttgagtagtcttgttaTATCTTGGTtttcctgagactcaaggtattgagtgagactaaCTCTTCCTCttctaactcttcttttcctccacccttaggacctttACCAAAAGTTTCCACCTCCACCATATGGATTTTGCATTAAAGTATAATCCCTTTTcctaacttgttttttgtgttgccatgatgagaatttaagattaaagcataatagtaactatttaaattctcttgaatatgtttgaatgttcttaaatgttcttatgtgttcttggttgttcatcacatattcatgcataacactagtttcGATCTTAAATCCatataaaaaaacatgaaaaagatgttt
This genomic stretch from Quercus robur chromosome 4, dhQueRobu3.1, whole genome shotgun sequence harbors:
- the LOC126722407 gene encoding uncharacterized protein LOC126722407, whose translation is MRLISWNCQGLGNRWTGKSLRKIVREQVPTVYFLMETRLDKDGFENLEALESCQLQDLGFKGYPFTWNNKRRGEANTKIRLDRGVANEAWLRKFPFSRITHLSAHASDHLPLLLRVQSFNHQRQRREKSFKFEESWLLKADCEATVKEAWGRDTIAAHGLESIKQKIQRCGPELLSWGTAWTDPDVKAIKETQKRLDQLNEEEI